The following are from one region of the Oncorhynchus nerka isolate Pitt River linkage group LG8, Oner_Uvic_2.0, whole genome shotgun sequence genome:
- the LOC115133388 gene encoding SLAM family member 8-like, which yields MSGDPFFCFSKQGILLLLLFNLHYGVGVPLIINKRVGDSVELQAGLETKYIKSLLWKYMRKDIAEFNTEVVYSPGSQFEGRLKMNTNNYSLTVRELTLQDSGDFLRTGEEDKGQIGSKTITLKVHEPISKVVIQTDIKLLANHSCTVRLVCNVSCYSNITYTWERDNEIYGDAQQIHFSLSPAERDISVNCNASNLVSWKTAFATVKCRNDTTTPGLTWYTIYIGKSVGGTVVLILTVAVAVWYCRGRSNTADLPDNTIYADVMINTRSRDTRSISHVNPISIHETVNDLVIPRLNKPQTLYDKIAFGSPEGPQSPYQNVL from the exons ATGTCTGGTGATCCCTTCTTCTGCTTCTCGAAACAGGGAATACTGCTTCTCCTACTCTTCAACCTCCACTATG GTGTAGGTGTTCCTCTGATCATCAACAAGAGAGTGGGGGACTCCGTGGAGCTGCAGGCAGGCTTAGAGACAAAATATATAAAATCCTTGTTGTGGAAGTATATGAGAAAGGATATTGCAGAATTCAACACAGAAGTTGTATATTCACCTGGATCCCAGTTTGAGGGGAGACTAAAGATGAACACCAACAACTACAGTTTAACAGTCAGAGAACTGACACTGCAAGACTCAGGGGATTTTCTACGTACAGGTGAAGAGGACAAAGGTCAGATTGGCAGTAAGACCATCACTCTGAAGGTCCATG AGCCTATATCCAAGGTGGTGATCCAGACAGACATCAAGCTATTGGCCAACCACTCCTGTACGGTACGGCTGGTGTGCAACGTGTCCTGCTACTCCAACATTACCTACACctgggagagagacaatgagatcTACGGGGACGCCCAGCAgattcacttctctctctcaccagcagagagagacatcagTGTAAATTGCAACGCCTccaacctagtcagttggaaaactGCCTTTGCAACAGTGAAGTGTAGAAATGACACAACCACCCCAG GACTGACATGGTATACCATCTACATCGGAAAATCAGTAGGAGGCACTGTGGTGCTGATCCTCACTGTAGCTGTGGCGGTGTGGTATTGCAGGGGACGAAGTAACACAG CAGatctacctgacaacacaataTATGCTGATGTTATGATCAACACAAGAAGTAGAGAT ACAAGATCAATCAGTCATGTAAACCCAATATCCATCCATGAAACTGTCAATGATCTGGTTATCCCAAGATTGAACAAG CCGCAGACTCTGTATGATAAGATCGCGTTTGGAAGCCCAGAAGGCCCCCAGTCTCCCTACCAGAATGTACTGTGA